Proteins encoded by one window of Pecten maximus chromosome 15, xPecMax1.1, whole genome shotgun sequence:
- the LOC117344221 gene encoding embryonic protein UVS.2-like, translating into MGYTERLIACFIILACASKVRAQCSGSPTDITISTYEIGSFTYPSSGLYTQNLNCAWLRNPSGSSSEDFLMYVSITQLTANDILTIYNGTDNTGSNLYTSPNSGTSSLSFTLIATSGNAYITFVSDGTGDANQHGFTIQYMTASSNSAAGCSSPASLTATDTTQYLTSGNFPSKYSSDSDCTWSISTQDSCGSIVLDFIYIDIESDSTCDYDKLTVTYDGSSQPNLCPTNDWNSASDHSTTGTSASINLVSDNGQEHHGFVMSYTRTGCATSTSNGATASTGATSEEGADPGLIAVATVVPVAGVGAFGTLFALKLKSMIGSKASVKPSTTQNGGDIKKGDGQTATLTEAENGTAPD; encoded by the exons ATGGGATACACGGAACGGCTGATAGCCTGTTTCATCATTCTCGCGTGTGCTTCTAAAG TTCGAGCACAGTGTTCCGGGTCACCCACGGATATCACTATATCAACCTATGAAATAGGTTCATTTACGTATCCAAGCAGCGGGTTGTACACACA AAACCTGAACTGTGCCTGGTTACGGAACCCATCCGGTTCAAGCAGTGAAGACTTTCTTATGTATGTGTCGATTACCCAGTTGACAGCTAACGACATACTCACCATTTATAATG GTACAGACAACACGGGGTCCAATTTGTACACATCTCCTAATTCGGGCACATCAAGTCTAAGCTTTACCCTTATCGCCACTTCCGGAAACGCCTACATCACTTTTGTATCTGATGGTACGGGGGATGCCAATCAGCATGGTTTTACCATCCAGTACATGACCGCATCGTCCAATTCCGCGGCAG GTTGCAGTTCGCCCGCGAGTTTAACAGCTACGGACACGACACAGTACCTAACGAGCGGCAATTTCCCATCAAAGTACTCCTC AGACAGCGACTGCACCTGGTCGATCAGCACACAGGATAGCTGTGGGAGTATCGTATTAGACTTCATCTATATCGACATAGAGTCTGATTCCACCTGTGACTACGATAAATTAACAGTCACATACG ACGGAAGTTCACAGCCAAATCTTTGCCCTACGAATGATTGGAATTCCGCATCCGACCACAGCACGACGGGTACATCAGCCAGCATAAATTTGGTGTCAGACAATGGCCAAGAACATCATGGATTCGTGATGTCTTATACCAGAACAG gCTGTGCAACTTCTACAAGCAATGGGGCGACTGCTAGCACTGGGGCGACTTCTGAAGAGGGCGCGGATCCTGGATTGATTGCAGTCGCTACGGTAGTACCCGTGGCAGGTGTGGGTGCTTTCGGAACACTTTTTGCGTTAAAGTTAAAGAGCATGATCGGCTCAAAGGCATCTGTTAAACCAAGTACAACACAAAATGGAGGTGATATTAAAAAAGGAGACGGTCAAACAGCAACATTAACAGAGGCAGAAAACGGAACTGCTCCAGACTAG